A single window of Aspergillus flavus chromosome 4, complete sequence DNA harbors:
- a CDS encoding putative C2H2 transcription factor (unnamed protein product), with translation MGDGSDYPSPRSEGPGGPATVLVTAAQEPLPPAPKMTDQLSPSFMEGTRPRLSVRRARDPPKNAAGQIYCDHPECQHAPPTFRRPCEWNKHMDKHDRPYKCLEPGCDKIQGFTYSGGLLRHQREVHKKNINAKKPLMCPYADCNRSTGNGFTRQENLKEHLRRRHMHTDNGHASELPIVPVPELDGTAALPVTSPVKRKRDSIDSVEIPDEEENGVDLRNEIKRLRREAQMKDRRLEELERIVADLQQRIPQTAVSQG, from the exons ATGGGAGACGGTTCTGATTATCCCAGCCCACGAAGCGAAGGTCCCGGCGGGCCTGCAACTGTCCTTGTCACTGCTGCTCAAGAACCCCTTCCTCCAGCACCAAAAATGACAGACCAACTGTCTCCGAGTTTCATGGAAGGAACTCGTCCGCGACTGTCGGTGAGACGGGCGCGAGATCCACCCAAGAACGCTGCAGGCCAGATTTATTGCGACCATCCTGAGTGTCAGCACGCGCCTCCGACGTTCCGCCGCCCATGCGAATGGAA CAAGCATATGGACAAACACGACCGCCCTTACAAGTGCTTAGAACCTGGATGTGACAAGATCCAGGGATTCACGTACTCGGGTGGCCTTTTGAGACACCAGCGCGAAGTGCATAAGAAAAACATCAACGCCAAGAAACCTTTGATGTGCCCATATGCCGATTGCAATCGCAGCACAGGCAATGGATTTACGCGTCAAGAGAACCTAAAGGAGCATCTTCGACGCCGTCATATGCATACCGATAATGGACACGCGTCCGAACTACCTATTGTGCCAGTGCCTGAACTGGATGGCACCGCGGCCCTGCCAGTCACTTCGCCTGTCAAGCGGAAACGTGACTCGATCGATTCGGTCGAAATTcctgatgaagaagaaaacggcGTTGACTTGCGAAATGAAATCAAGAGGCTGCGACGCGAAGCCCAAATGAAAGATCGACGGCTGGAGGAGTTGGAAAGAATTGTTGCGGACTTGCAGCAGAGAATCCCGCAGACTGCAGTCTCGCAGGGATAG